From a single Shewanella denitrificans OS217 genomic region:
- the rppH gene encoding RNA pyrophosphohydrolase encodes MIDSDGFRANVGIIICNQYGQVMWARRFGQHSWQFPQGGLDDGESAEEAMYRELYEEVGLRPEQVKILTSTRSWLRYRLPKRLVRQDSKPVCIGQKQKWFLLQLNGNDNNINLNSSGHPEFDDWRWVNYWYPVRQVVSFKRDVYRKVMKEFAPTTLAFQVNDTGRKRNRPRN; translated from the coding sequence GTGATTGATAGCGACGGCTTTCGCGCAAATGTGGGCATTATAATCTGTAACCAATATGGCCAAGTCATGTGGGCTAGGCGTTTTGGACAACATTCTTGGCAGTTTCCACAGGGTGGGCTCGATGACGGTGAATCGGCTGAAGAAGCCATGTATCGAGAACTCTATGAAGAAGTGGGCCTGCGACCTGAGCAAGTGAAGATTTTAACCTCGACCCGTTCTTGGTTAAGGTATCGTTTGCCCAAACGTTTGGTGCGCCAAGATAGCAAGCCTGTGTGTATAGGTCAGAAACAAAAATGGTTTCTACTGCAGCTTAATGGCAATGATAACAACATCAATTTAAACTCATCAGGCCACCCTGAGTTTGATGACTGGCGTTGGGTTAATTATTGGTATCCCGTGCGTCAGGTGGTGTCATTCAAGCGTGATGTGTATCGCAAGGTAATGAAAGAATTTGCCCCAACGACCTTAGCATTTCAAGTCAATGATACTGGCCGAAAGCGTAACAGGCCGAGAAATTAA
- the mutH gene encoding DNA mismatch repair endonuclease MutH, whose protein sequence is MHPQEPKDLHELMERAHNMAGISLGSLAHELNLTVPENLKRDKGWVGQLIETQLGAMAGSKPEQDFLHLGVELKTIPIGPSGKPLETTYVCVAPLTNIQGHTWEASLVCHKLQQVLWVPVEGHRSIPIAERRIGTPVLWQPSPEQQALLKQDWEEIMELIALGKVDSITARHGEVLQLRPKAANSQALTQSIAADGTMGLSNPRGFYLKIAFTQDILTQAFG, encoded by the coding sequence ATGCACCCTCAAGAACCTAAAGATCTGCACGAACTCATGGAACGCGCCCATAATATGGCTGGGATCTCACTAGGCTCCCTCGCCCACGAGCTTAATCTTACCGTCCCTGAAAACCTAAAGCGTGATAAAGGCTGGGTCGGTCAGCTCATCGAAACTCAGCTTGGAGCCATGGCAGGGTCTAAACCCGAGCAAGATTTTCTCCATTTAGGTGTAGAGCTTAAAACCATCCCTATCGGCCCCAGTGGCAAGCCCCTTGAGACCACTTACGTATGCGTGGCCCCCCTGACCAATATCCAAGGTCATACATGGGAAGCAAGCCTTGTGTGTCATAAGTTGCAACAAGTGCTCTGGGTGCCCGTCGAAGGTCATCGCAGCATCCCTATTGCCGAGCGCCGCATTGGCACCCCGGTACTTTGGCAACCAAGCCCAGAGCAACAAGCACTGTTGAAGCAAGACTGGGAAGAAATAATGGAACTGATTGCCCTAGGCAAAGTCGACAGCATCACAGCCCGTCATGGTGAAGTGCTGCAGCTAAGACCCAAAGCGGCCAATAGCCAGGCGCTCACTCAGAGCATTGCCGCCGATGGCACCATGGGCTTATCTAACCCTAGGGGCTTTTATCTTAAAATCGCCTTCACCCAGGATATTTTGACTCAAGCCTTTGGCTAG
- a CDS encoding adenylate/guanylate cyclase domain-containing protein, whose product MKASRQLKNLLFAVFAWCLAMASFVFFRYSQLPELPLWANGNGDLVTLALFLGTVFGGLHWLSNLLADISNISRLPYLFSVVFKGAFLFIGALTLAFMTQFLDLWAVDHHMVTLRKMLNSEIIKNTSFQAVVVYLVIVRVGLAFIEQVALLVGPRVLVNIGLGKYHRPRYEERLFLFVDMVSSTAHAETLGDVKFSRLIQDSFSLLAETVNNNDAEIYRYMGDAVLIHWPLQEGLKRERCLNIYFEFCEQLNIQRDYFEKKYGFVPKFKAAVHGGQVVAAVVGVHKQEISYFSDVVNTLARLQDQCNPLGQRILLSGDVASKLKNKQQKYQLTPLGPIQLKGKQYPIDVFAAALAANINSQN is encoded by the coding sequence GTGAAAGCCAGCCGCCAACTGAAAAACTTACTCTTTGCCGTTTTTGCTTGGTGCCTTGCCATGGCATCCTTCGTCTTCTTTCGCTATAGCCAACTGCCAGAACTACCACTTTGGGCCAATGGCAATGGCGATCTGGTTACCTTAGCCCTATTCCTTGGCACAGTGTTTGGCGGGTTACATTGGCTTTCCAATCTGTTAGCCGATATCAGTAACATTAGTCGCTTACCTTATCTTTTTTCTGTGGTGTTTAAAGGGGCATTTTTGTTCATCGGTGCGCTGACCTTGGCATTTATGACTCAGTTTTTAGACTTGTGGGCGGTCGATCACCACATGGTCACCCTAAGGAAAATGCTTAACAGCGAAATAATCAAAAACACCTCCTTCCAAGCCGTGGTGGTTTATTTAGTTATCGTGCGAGTCGGGCTCGCATTTATCGAGCAAGTGGCCTTACTGGTGGGCCCCAGAGTGTTAGTCAACATAGGGTTAGGTAAATACCATAGGCCCAGATATGAAGAACGTTTATTCTTATTTGTCGATATGGTGTCATCCACCGCCCACGCCGAGACCTTGGGAGATGTTAAATTCAGCCGCTTGATCCAAGACAGCTTTAGTCTCTTGGCAGAAACCGTCAACAATAACGATGCTGAGATCTACCGTTATATGGGGGATGCCGTGTTGATCCACTGGCCGCTTCAAGAAGGCTTAAAGCGTGAGCGCTGCTTGAACATTTATTTTGAGTTTTGCGAGCAATTGAATATTCAGCGAGACTATTTTGAGAAAAAATACGGTTTTGTACCTAAATTCAAGGCTGCGGTACATGGCGGCCAAGTGGTTGCCGCTGTCGTTGGGGTACATAAACAAGAAATCAGCTACTTCAGTGATGTAGTCAACACCTTAGCTAGGCTGCAAGATCAATGTAACCCACTGGGGCAACGTATCCTGTTGTCGGGCGATGTGGCCTCTAAGCTTAAAAATAAGCAGCAAAAATATCAGCTAACCCCCTTAGGCCCCATTCAACTCAAGGGCAAACAATACCCAATCGACGTCTTTGCCGCCGCGCTTGCCGCCAATATTAACTCCCAAAATTAA
- a CDS encoding macro domain-containing protein translates to MDVIDGDLLKLALGGRFDVIIHGCNCFCVMDGGIAKTIKSLFPEAYDADCETKVADKGKLGSYSLVKIVRGDVSFYLVNAYTQYDYRGTQVHVNYDAIQKVFEEIGTEFDGLKIAYPQIGAGLGGGNWTVIKDIIDSSLVNQSHTLVNFKSE, encoded by the coding sequence ATGGATGTTATTGATGGTGATTTACTTAAGTTGGCTCTAGGTGGGCGCTTTGACGTCATAATCCATGGGTGCAACTGTTTCTGTGTTATGGATGGTGGAATAGCCAAGACTATTAAGTCGCTTTTTCCTGAAGCCTATGACGCTGACTGCGAAACAAAGGTAGCTGATAAAGGAAAGCTCGGTAGTTATTCATTAGTTAAGATAGTTAGAGGTGATGTAAGTTTTTATCTCGTAAATGCTTATACTCAATATGACTATCGAGGGACACAAGTTCATGTTAATTATGATGCTATCCAAAAAGTGTTTGAAGAAATTGGCACAGAATTTGATGGTTTGAAAATAGCATACCCCCAAATTGGTGCAGGCTTAGGTGGTGGTAATTGGACTGTTATTAAAGATATAATCGATAGTTCTTTGGTTAATCAAAGTCACACATTAGTTAATTTCAAATCAGAGTAG
- the oxyR gene encoding hydrogen peroxide-inducible genes transcriptional activator OxyR, with translation MKSLPSLKNLYYLVNLHQEQHFNRAAKVCFVSQSTLSSGIQNLEEQLGYQLIERDHKSFLFTAIGEEVVERARAILTDVDDLVELVKNQGEPMTGEVRLGCIPTIAPFLLSPVVKGCQSLYPKLTLLLKEDTTERLLDALAKGELDLLILALPADVSGFHSMKVGVDPFKMVAHESLSSVIPLPVDYKTLPDESIFLLQNEHCITGHAISACQLADTAKINPFAATSLHTLVQMVNSKLGTTFLPQMAIDAGILKDTELTVMTPPGEAPYRDIGLVWRQTSSRLTTFRTLGLLLEKLLTRP, from the coding sequence ATGAAAAGCCTTCCTAGCCTAAAGAATTTGTATTATTTGGTGAACCTTCACCAGGAACAGCATTTTAATCGTGCCGCTAAAGTCTGTTTTGTCAGTCAATCCACGCTATCAAGCGGTATTCAAAATCTTGAAGAACAACTGGGCTACCAGCTTATCGAGCGGGATCATAAATCGTTTCTGTTCACCGCCATTGGCGAAGAGGTGGTCGAGCGAGCAAGGGCGATTCTGACCGATGTTGATGACTTAGTGGAACTGGTCAAAAACCAAGGCGAACCCATGACAGGAGAGGTTCGTCTTGGCTGTATTCCCACCATAGCGCCTTTCTTGTTAAGCCCGGTCGTGAAGGGTTGCCAAAGCTTATACCCTAAGCTGACCTTGCTATTAAAAGAGGACACCACAGAGCGTTTGCTCGATGCCCTAGCAAAGGGAGAGTTAGATCTATTAATTTTAGCCTTGCCTGCCGATGTGAGCGGTTTTCACAGCATGAAGGTCGGCGTTGACCCCTTTAAAATGGTGGCTCATGAGAGTTTATCCAGCGTTATTCCCTTGCCTGTGGATTATAAAACCTTACCCGATGAGAGCATTTTCTTGCTGCAAAACGAGCATTGCATTACCGGCCATGCCATCAGCGCCTGCCAGTTGGCAGACACAGCTAAGATAAACCCCTTCGCCGCCACCAGTTTGCATACTTTAGTACAGATGGTGAACAGCAAGTTAGGCACTACTTTCTTGCCGCAAATGGCCATAGACGCAGGGATATTAAAAGATACCGAATTGACCGTTATGACGCCCCCAGGGGAAGCGCCCTATCGCGACATCGGCCTAGTGTGGCGCCAAACCAGCAGCAGGCTAACCACCTTCAGAACCTTAGGCTTATTGCTAGAGAAACTGCTCACACGGCCGTAG
- a CDS encoding Hpt domain-containing protein has protein sequence MTAQLETILDLNTLDQYCSAIGAATLLKSVVLFEQLMPEYVGSLVKAGEANDKETLCAEAHKFKGAAGSVGLKRIQQFAQLLQHGEEAGWDAGHKAWLAAIAEHASADLQQLKSFLEAKA, from the coding sequence ATGACGGCGCAATTAGAAACAATATTGGATCTGAATACCCTTGATCAATACTGTAGTGCGATTGGTGCGGCGACGTTACTGAAGAGCGTAGTCTTGTTTGAGCAATTGATGCCTGAGTATGTGGGAAGCCTAGTGAAAGCGGGTGAAGCCAATGACAAAGAAACCTTGTGCGCCGAAGCTCACAAGTTTAAAGGTGCAGCGGGTTCGGTAGGATTAAAGCGCATTCAGCAATTTGCTCAGCTATTACAACATGGCGAAGAAGCCGGTTGGGATGCGGGACATAAAGCTTGGCTTGCGGCCATCGCCGAGCACGCCAGCGCCGATCTACAGCAGCTTAAATCATTCCTCGAAGCTAAAGCATAA
- the gltB gene encoding glutamate synthase large subunit — translation MSLYHPSFERDNCGFGLIAQMDGEPSHKIVRTAIHGLDRMKHRGGIASDGRTGDGCGLLMQMPSAFFEAIAAENDWHLSRKFAVGMLFLSQDETLAQQAKQLLEKELQRETLSVAGWRKVPIDPSVLGEIGRNSLPQIYQVLINSPAGWREKDLERRLYMARRRLEQQIVNDDDFYVASLSGQVIVYKGLMMPADLPSFYTDLADIRLKSAICLFHQRFSTNTSPKWPLAQPFRFLAHNGEINTITGNRQWARARAYKFNSPLLPDLQQAAPFVNETGSDSSSLDNMLEMLLSGGMDLYRAMRLLIPPAWQSNPEMDDELKAFYDFNSMHMEPWDGPAGIVMTNGRHAACAVDRNGLRPSRYVITKDRILTLASEVGIWDYAADEVIEKGRVGPGELLVLDTLNGRLYQSFEIDDDLKRRHPYKEWMAKNSQTLIPAEDVDTNKKGNSEFSATTLLKYQQQFGFTREELEQVIWVLASQGEEAIGSMGDDTPMAVLSKKSRSLYDYFRQKFAQVTNPPIDPLREKHVMSLATCVGREQNLFNETTGNAYRVMFNSPILLFSDIDQLWHLDSKNYRADRVDLNYGQEIGLEQAIRTIVDQAERLARSGTTLLVLSDRAIGERSLTIPAAMAVGAVQQRLVDQSLRCDTNIIVETASARDPHHFAVLLGFGATAIYPYLAYESISALAHIRHVTDTDSLMLNYRYGIEKGLRKIMSKMGISTVGSYRCSQQFEAIGLASDVIKLCFNGVISRIEGVSFEGIEADQRLLHTSANRPHLPLPQGGLLKYVEGGEYHSFNPDVVNTLQASLKDKDYAKYKSFAKLVDNRPVATLRDLIGITAQQKAIDITKVEAAEKLYSRFDSAAMSIGALSPEAHEALAVAMNRLGGRSNSGEGGEDAKRFNSERNSAIKQVASGRFGVTANYLVNAEVLQIKVAQGAKPGEGGQLPGHKVSVEIAALRHARPGVTLISPPPHHDIYSIEDLAQLIFDLKQINPKALISVKLVSEPGVGTIATGVAKAYADMITISGYDGGTGASPITSVKYAGSPWELGLAEVHQSLVTNGLRHKIRLQVDGGLKTGTDVIKAALLGAESFGFGTVPMIALGCKYLRICHLNNCATGVATQDKNLRDKHYHGLPERVMTYFEFVAQEVREWMSVLGVSQFDELVGRSDWLVALEGQTDKQRGLDLSPILFKPKLPASTALTWQEINPPEDKGVLNQVLLNDCMQAVDTRQGFTGQYTINNTDRSVGAALSGHIANAHGAKGALKPIALNFTGSAGQSFGVWNSPGLELSLCGDANDYVGKGMSGGKIVIHPPLGSPFQSERSAIIGNTCLYGATGGKLYAAGQAGERFAVRNSGAIAVVEGVGDNGCEYMTGGIVLVLGKTGVNFGAGMTGGFAYVFDQFGRFHRRVNTELVDTHKLDAPIMQQHLKRLIESHVSETGSEHGKKILSDFNNWLDCFVLVKPKNIAVNDLLNIEQKSSELAVKVG, via the coding sequence ATGAGTTTGTATCACCCCAGTTTTGAGCGAGACAATTGTGGCTTTGGGCTTATTGCACAAATGGATGGCGAACCCAGCCACAAAATAGTGCGCACCGCGATTCATGGCCTAGACAGAATGAAACACAGAGGCGGTATTGCCTCCGATGGCCGTACCGGTGATGGCTGTGGTTTATTAATGCAAATGCCCAGCGCCTTTTTTGAAGCCATAGCCGCAGAGAATGACTGGCACCTTAGCCGTAAATTTGCTGTTGGCATGCTATTTTTAAGTCAAGATGAAACCCTCGCCCAGCAGGCTAAACAGCTATTAGAAAAAGAACTGCAACGTGAAACCTTAAGCGTAGCGGGCTGGCGTAAGGTCCCTATCGACCCCTCGGTGCTGGGTGAAATAGGCCGTAACAGCTTGCCACAAATTTACCAAGTCTTGATTAACTCACCCGCGGGTTGGCGTGAGAAAGATTTAGAGCGCCGCCTTTATATGGCTCGCCGGCGTTTAGAGCAGCAAATTGTCAATGATGATGACTTCTATGTCGCCAGCCTTTCTGGCCAAGTCATCGTCTATAAAGGCCTGATGATGCCGGCTGATCTGCCCTCCTTCTATACGGACTTGGCGGACATTCGCCTTAAAAGCGCCATTTGCTTATTCCACCAGCGTTTTTCAACTAACACCTCTCCTAAGTGGCCCTTAGCCCAGCCGTTTCGCTTCTTGGCTCACAATGGTGAAATCAATACCATCACAGGCAACCGTCAGTGGGCCCGCGCCCGCGCCTACAAATTTAACTCACCTTTGCTGCCAGACTTACAACAGGCCGCGCCTTTTGTTAATGAAACCGGCTCAGACTCTTCATCACTGGATAACATGCTAGAAATGTTATTAAGTGGCGGCATGGACTTGTACCGCGCCATGCGCCTGCTTATTCCACCAGCATGGCAGTCTAATCCTGAGATGGACGATGAGCTAAAAGCCTTCTACGACTTTAACTCTATGCACATGGAGCCTTGGGATGGCCCTGCGGGCATAGTGATGACCAACGGCCGTCATGCCGCCTGCGCCGTAGACAGGAACGGCCTGCGCCCATCGCGCTATGTGATAACCAAGGACCGCATCTTGACCTTGGCCTCAGAAGTGGGCATTTGGGATTACGCCGCCGATGAAGTCATAGAGAAAGGCCGCGTCGGTCCGGGTGAATTGTTAGTGCTAGACACCTTAAATGGCCGTCTGTACCAATCATTTGAAATCGATGATGACTTAAAGCGTCGCCACCCTTACAAAGAGTGGATGGCTAAAAACAGCCAAACCTTGATCCCCGCAGAAGATGTGGACACCAACAAGAAAGGCAACAGCGAATTTTCGGCCACAACCTTACTTAAGTATCAGCAGCAGTTTGGCTTCACCCGGGAAGAGTTAGAACAAGTGATTTGGGTGCTGGCAAGCCAAGGCGAAGAAGCCATTGGCTCCATGGGGGATGATACGCCTATGGCGGTATTGTCGAAAAAATCACGCTCTCTGTACGACTATTTCAGGCAGAAATTTGCCCAGGTGACCAATCCACCGATAGATCCACTGCGAGAAAAGCATGTGATGTCACTGGCCACCTGTGTCGGCCGTGAGCAAAACTTATTTAACGAAACCACAGGCAATGCCTATCGAGTGATGTTTAACTCACCGATTCTATTATTCAGTGATATCGACCAGTTATGGCATTTAGACAGCAAAAACTACCGCGCCGATAGAGTTGATCTTAACTACGGCCAAGAGATTGGCCTAGAGCAAGCCATTCGCACCATAGTCGATCAAGCTGAGCGCTTAGCGCGCAGTGGCACCACCTTGTTGGTATTGTCAGACAGAGCCATAGGTGAGCGATCCCTCACTATCCCCGCCGCCATGGCCGTGGGTGCAGTGCAGCAGCGCTTAGTCGACCAAAGCCTTCGCTGCGATACCAACATTATCGTTGAAACCGCATCGGCACGAGATCCTCACCACTTTGCTGTGCTGTTAGGTTTTGGCGCCACGGCGATCTACCCTTATTTAGCCTATGAGTCTATCTCTGCCTTAGCCCATATTCGCCATGTCACAGATACCGACAGCTTGATGCTGAACTACCGTTATGGCATCGAAAAAGGCCTGCGTAAAATCATGTCGAAAATGGGCATTAGTACTGTGGGCTCTTACCGCTGTAGCCAGCAATTTGAAGCCATTGGCCTTGCAAGCGATGTGATTAAGCTGTGCTTTAATGGGGTCATCAGCCGCATCGAAGGAGTCAGCTTTGAGGGCATCGAAGCCGACCAAAGGCTGTTGCATACTAGTGCCAATCGGCCGCATTTACCGCTGCCACAAGGCGGCTTGCTAAAATACGTCGAGGGCGGTGAATACCACAGCTTTAACCCAGATGTGGTCAACACACTGCAGGCCTCCCTTAAGGATAAGGATTACGCCAAGTACAAAAGCTTCGCTAAATTAGTGGATAACCGCCCCGTTGCCACCCTAAGAGACTTAATCGGCATCACGGCCCAGCAAAAAGCCATAGATATCACCAAAGTGGAAGCGGCCGAAAAACTCTACTCACGCTTTGATAGCGCCGCCATGAGCATTGGCGCCCTAAGTCCAGAGGCCCACGAAGCCTTAGCCGTTGCCATGAACCGTTTGGGCGGCCGCTCAAACTCGGGTGAAGGCGGTGAAGATGCTAAGCGTTTCAACAGCGAGCGCAACTCTGCCATTAAGCAGGTGGCCTCCGGCCGCTTTGGGGTCACGGCCAACTATTTAGTCAATGCCGAAGTGCTGCAAATCAAAGTCGCTCAAGGGGCAAAACCCGGTGAAGGCGGTCAGCTGCCTGGGCACAAAGTCAGTGTTGAAATTGCCGCCCTGCGTCATGCACGCCCCGGTGTCACCTTGATTTCACCGCCACCACACCATGATATTTATTCTATCGAAGATTTAGCCCAGCTGATTTTCGACTTGAAACAAATAAACCCTAAGGCACTGATTTCAGTTAAGTTAGTGTCAGAGCCTGGGGTAGGCACTATCGCCACTGGCGTGGCTAAAGCTTACGCGGACATGATAACCATCTCAGGCTATGATGGCGGCACAGGGGCAAGCCCTATCACCTCGGTTAAATATGCGGGTTCCCCCTGGGAGCTTGGTCTTGCCGAAGTGCATCAATCCTTAGTCACCAATGGCCTAAGGCATAAAATTCGCCTACAAGTCGACGGCGGCCTAAAAACCGGCACCGACGTGATTAAGGCTGCGCTGCTTGGAGCCGAAAGCTTTGGCTTTGGCACTGTGCCCATGATAGCGCTCGGCTGTAAATACCTGCGTATTTGTCATCTGAACAACTGCGCCACCGGCGTTGCCACCCAAGATAAAAATCTGCGCGATAAGCATTATCACGGCTTACCAGAGCGGGTGATGACTTACTTTGAGTTTGTGGCACAAGAGGTGCGTGAATGGATGTCTGTACTGGGAGTCAGTCAATTTGATGAGCTAGTAGGCCGTAGCGATTGGCTAGTGGCACTGGAAGGTCAAACCGATAAACAGCGCGGCCTTGATCTTAGCCCTATCTTGTTCAAGCCTAAACTGCCTGCCAGCACGGCGCTCACCTGGCAAGAAATCAACCCGCCAGAAGATAAGGGCGTGCTTAACCAAGTGTTATTGAATGACTGCATGCAAGCGGTAGACACTCGCCAAGGCTTCACTGGCCAATACACTATCAATAATACCGACCGCTCGGTGGGCGCGGCATTATCTGGGCATATCGCCAATGCCCATGGCGCTAAAGGTGCACTTAAGCCCATAGCACTTAACTTTACTGGCAGTGCTGGCCAAAGTTTCGGTGTTTGGAATAGTCCTGGGCTTGAATTAAGCCTGTGCGGTGATGCCAACGATTATGTGGGCAAAGGCATGTCTGGCGGCAAGATAGTGATCCACCCGCCCCTTGGCAGCCCATTTCAAAGTGAGCGCAGTGCCATCATAGGCAATACTTGCCTCTATGGTGCTACCGGCGGCAAGCTTTATGCCGCAGGTCAAGCGGGTGAGCGTTTTGCGGTGCGAAACTCTGGCGCCATCGCCGTGGTTGAAGGGGTGGGTGATAACGGCTGTGAGTACATGACAGGCGGCATAGTGTTAGTCCTAGGTAAGACAGGGGTTAACTTTGGCGCCGGCATGACAGGCGGCTTTGCCTATGTGTTCGATCAATTTGGCCGTTTCCATCGCCGAGTCAACACTGAATTGGTGGACACCCATAAACTGGATGCCCCTATCATGCAGCAACACCTGAAACGTTTAATCGAAAGCCACGTCAGCGAAACCGGCAGTGAACATGGCAAGAAAATATTAAGTGATTTCAATAATTGGTTAGATTGCTTTGTGCTGGTCAAACCTAAGAATATTGCCGTGAACGACTTGCTCAACATAGAGCAAAAAAGTTCCGAACTTGCCGTAAAAGTGGGGTAA
- a CDS encoding FAD-dependent oxidoreductase gives MSNDFQFIQVGRHDPKKHDTPLRKTQFIEIYQDFSEPDVKQQADRCLDCGNPYCEWKCPLHNYIPNWLKLAEEGRVMEAATLMHETNTLPEICGRVCPQDRLCEGACTLNDEFGAVTIGNIEKYITDAALAQGWRPDLSHAPKGRTERVAIIGAGPAGLGCADVLARNGVKAVVYDKYPQIGGLLTYGIPSFKLDKSVLATRRTVLEGMGIEFKLNTTVGKDISFQSLLDEYDAVFLGMGTYTAMKARLANEDAKGVIQALPYLIGNTHQLMGSQDPAAPYIDLAGKNVVVLGGGDTAMDCVRTAVRQGAANVSCVYRRDEANMPGSRREVQNAKEEGVEFLFNQQPVAIHTENDAVVGIECVETQMGAADASGRQSAEVIPGSEQILKADAIIIAFGFQASPAPWFKDFGIDTNEWGLVKACKQDDMAFQTTNPKVFAGGDMVRGSDLVVTAIAEGRDAALGILTYLGEQAAQQKDEVQTAACS, from the coding sequence ATGAGTAACGATTTTCAATTTATCCAAGTGGGTCGCCACGACCCTAAAAAACATGATACGCCACTGCGTAAGACACAGTTTATTGAGATATACCAAGATTTTAGTGAGCCAGATGTAAAGCAACAAGCGGATCGCTGTCTGGATTGTGGTAACCCCTATTGTGAGTGGAAATGCCCGCTGCACAATTACATTCCAAACTGGCTCAAGCTTGCCGAGGAAGGCCGGGTAATGGAAGCGGCCACCTTGATGCACGAAACCAATACCTTGCCTGAAATCTGCGGCAGAGTCTGTCCTCAAGACAGATTGTGTGAAGGCGCCTGTACCTTGAACGATGAGTTTGGCGCCGTCACTATTGGCAACATTGAAAAATACATCACAGATGCGGCCCTCGCCCAAGGTTGGCGACCGGATTTAAGTCATGCCCCCAAGGGCAGAACCGAGCGGGTTGCCATCATAGGTGCGGGGCCCGCTGGCCTTGGCTGCGCCGACGTCTTAGCCCGCAACGGCGTCAAAGCCGTAGTCTATGACAAGTACCCGCAAATTGGCGGCTTGCTCACCTACGGCATTCCCTCCTTTAAGTTGGATAAATCCGTGCTAGCCACTCGCCGCACTGTACTTGAAGGCATGGGCATCGAATTTAAGCTTAATACCACGGTCGGCAAAGACATAAGCTTTCAAAGCCTGCTTGATGAATACGACGCGGTATTTCTTGGCATGGGCACTTACACCGCCATGAAGGCAAGGCTTGCCAACGAAGATGCCAAGGGGGTTATTCAAGCTCTGCCCTATCTTATCGGTAATACTCATCAGCTCATGGGCAGCCAAGACCCCGCCGCGCCTTACATAGATCTTGCGGGTAAGAATGTGGTGGTGCTGGGCGGCGGTGATACCGCCATGGATTGCGTGCGCACCGCAGTGCGTCAAGGGGCGGCAAACGTCAGCTGCGTCTATCGTCGCGATGAAGCCAATATGCCAGGTTCTCGCCGTGAAGTGCAAAATGCCAAAGAAGAAGGGGTTGAGTTTTTATTTAACCAACAGCCTGTGGCTATACACACTGAAAACGATGCCGTTGTGGGTATTGAATGTGTTGAAACCCAAATGGGCGCCGCCGATGCCAGTGGTCGCCAAAGCGCCGAGGTTATTCCTGGCAGTGAGCAAATCCTTAAAGCCGATGCCATCATCATCGCCTTTGGTTTTCAGGCAAGCCCTGCCCCTTGGTTTAAGGATTTTGGCATAGACACCAACGAATGGGGTCTGGTCAAAGCCTGCAAGCAGGATGATATGGCCTTTCAAACCACTAACCCTAAAGTGTTTGCCGGTGGCGACATGGTGAGGGGCTCTGATCTTGTGGTGACCGCCATTGCCGAAGGCCGCGATGCTGCATTAGGAATATTAACTTACCTTGGCGAGCAAGCAGCGCAGCAAAAGGATGAGGTGCAAACAGCCGCTTGCAGCTAA
- a CDS encoding class I SAM-dependent DNA methyltransferase: protein MCADIDYQAQSAYVKRLHQIFGNGNSQYLDLACGTGPHVRHFIDFGYQCSGLDINQPMLDIAQSRCPEAHFSQGDMSEFSLETPVDLISCFLYSIHYNDGIDKLKACLASIHAALTVGGMFCFNSVDKDSIDNRLQVSHSLVDNDNHFVFQSGWYYGGQGDKQALNLSIDKTRDNHTQSWQDQHPMVAVNFQRMQQVLAPYFEVHIFEHDYDKLVPWNGHSGNAIFACIKK from the coding sequence ATGTGCGCCGATATCGATTATCAAGCCCAGAGCGCCTACGTAAAACGCCTGCATCAGATATTTGGCAATGGCAATAGCCAATATCTGGACTTAGCCTGCGGCACTGGCCCCCATGTGCGTCATTTTATCGACTTTGGCTATCAGTGCTCCGGGCTAGACATTAACCAGCCTATGCTAGACATTGCTCAGAGTCGCTGCCCCGAGGCTCACTTTAGCCAAGGCGACATGAGTGAATTCAGCCTAGAAACCCCAGTGGATTTAATCAGCTGCTTCTTATATTCAATTCATTACAATGATGGCATAGACAAGCTCAAGGCGTGCCTTGCCAGTATTCACGCAGCGCTCACCGTTGGCGGTATGTTCTGCTTTAACAGTGTCGATAAAGACAGCATAGATAACCGCTTGCAGGTGAGTCACAGCCTAGTCGACAATGACAATCACTTTGTGTTCCAGTCTGGCTGGTATTATGGCGGACAAGGGGATAAGCAAGCGCTGAATCTGAGCATAGACAAGACCCGTGACAACCATACTCAGTCTTGGCAAGATCAGCACCCTATGGTGGCGGTGAATTTCCAGCGCATGCAGCAAGTGTTAGCGCCTTATTTTGAGGTGCACATTTTTGAACATGACTATGACAAATTAGTCCCTTGGAATGGCCACTCTGGTAATGCTATTTTCGCCTGCATCAAGAAGTAA